In Uranotaenia lowii strain MFRU-FL chromosome 2, ASM2978415v1, whole genome shotgun sequence, one genomic interval encodes:
- the LOC129741308 gene encoding uncharacterized protein LOC129741308 has translation MSLRELSAKERRALKTIDSVLCFVDQHSDIDHQQVEVRLQLLESAYSEFVQMRLQIELLLEDEDVKEVVDEDASDTERLVSLGAAAQRREEESDAIFSKAELKYCQAKSALLKFLHADIQHSNTQPSHPTASAVESRVKLPEIRLPTFSGRLEEWIPFRDAFKSLIHQSDKLSEMDKFTYLRASLSGEALQEIGSIALSGSNYDVAWNVLEDRYQNHKLIVKAHLDSLFAIERMKRENFECLNQLISEFEKHLQMLAKIGEDIGGWSTILVHMVCSRLDPITLKLWETNHNSKEVPCYDNLITFLKNHCSVLQSLSSSLSSAQPENRKPRFGVNHATTSGRCSFCAESFHSAFICRKFQKMTVAQRYEAVKKIGLCMNCLAAGHLARNCTRGFCRQCGRRHHTLLHSSKETNSVKPKPSDASVTAINRNHPDNRSTPQQQQPLPRQQQQQTQIVTDPRPPTTSTALPIVNETSHSTHPLHATDPNPQPLTIALPLHSSHQILLSTALVKVSDSTGRSVLARALLDSCSQNCFVTSKLCRQLHLKEFPEILNLHGIGGTSGCSRMAVRAKVAPRIDRISSFLEEIHFNVLPSLTVQLPSQSFSIGNWTIPRHMTLADPEFHERGEIDMLIGAEYYLDLLRTGQHKVSEDGPTMQETVFGWILAGRIPESKGSSTDSGLQLCTMSELHEQVTKFWELETCHVKSTNSVEESLCEELFQRETTRNETGRFVVSLPKKDFVLRKLGDSRANAEKRFYGLEKRFVNNPSIKEMYLKFIQEYQDMGHMKLVPDSEEVLRYYLPHHHVLKPESTTTKLRVVFDASCPITTGVSLNDGLMVGPIVQDDLITIVTRFRLHKIAIVADIAKMYRMINLAESDHRYQCILWRNDPLEPLKTYKLTTVTYGTASAPFLATRCLQKLSEDGEQSHPLAAKILKKDFYMDDALIGIDTPEEGKQAVKELNDLLCSVGFVLRKYNSNCEEILADIPADLLSDRTALELDSFSTVTTLGLIWEPSTDLFHFRIPTWSSSSPITKRIVLSDASKLFDPLGLVGPVIVQAKMFIQSLWQLKCGWDDPLTDEMQLFWTEFRRNLTSLDSLSIPRWVGFSPSSDVELHGFCDASEKAYGACIYLRCTHEDGSVFVKLLVSKSRVAPLEDLKRKKRKQSIPRQELSSALLLSHLYEKFCKSTAMDVKSFFWTDSTIVKCWLASVPSRWQAFVANRVSEIQHLTKKGVWNHIPGTENPADIISRGMTPVQLQYQMLWFEGPIWLKQNRSTWPVEAEFSPDQFDKDTLEEKSSVVLPIEAKAPNEIFSRLSTFAQTVRLVAWMRRYCHNAKKQNTRKIGNISFEEFLEASKVLVKLSQAESFGQELKDLSHSQEVRSTSRIASLNPHLVDGIIRVGGRLANAPVSENRKHPIILDHHHPLSIMIVQHYHEFLYHAGQQLLIASVRGKYWVTSLRGLARKTIHSCVQCFRVKPKVMEQLMADLPPDRVNPAPPFQKVGVDYCGPFLITYPHRRSSPMKCFVSVFVCLVCKAVHLELVADLTTGAFLGALKRFIGRRGKPILIMSDNGRNFVGARREIAELQRLLRSQQFQTGVIFETCKEGINFKFIPARSPNFGGLWEAAVKSFKTAFKRTVALKVLQYDEMTTTLAQIEAVLNSRPLTPLSDDPDDFEALTPGHFLIQRALTALDEPDLTETPENHLTMWQRATKYAQVIWKKWSKLYLSDLHNRTRWTRKRNNISVGSMVLLMDERLPSLKWPLARVTEVFHGSDGNIRVVNVRTQEGTYGRSISKICVLPILDNFQKADGEN, from the coding sequence ATGTCGCTTCGTGAACTATCAGCCAAAGAGCGAAGGGCTCTAAAAACAATTGATTCAGTGTTGTGCTTTGTGGACCAACATTCAGACATCGATCATCAACAAGTTGAAGTTCGTTTGCAGCTGTTAGAAAGTGCATACAGTGAGTTTGTGCAAATGCGATTGCAGATAGAACTGCTGCTCGAGGATGAGGACGTGAAGGAAGTGGTCGACGAAGATGCATCAGACACTGAACGTCTCGTCAGTTTGGGCGCAGCAGCACAAAGAAGGGAGGAAGAAAGTGATGCGATTTTTTCCAAAGCCGAACTGAAGTACTGCCAGGCCAAATCAgcgttattgaaatttttgcatgCAGACATCCAGCACTCCAACACACAACCATCTCACCCAACTGCATCCGCTGTGGAATCGAGGGTGAAACTTCCCGAAATACGGTTGCCAACCTTTTCTGGACGATTAGAGGAGTGGATCCCATTCAGAGATGCTTTCAAAAGTCTCATTCATCAAAGTGATAAGCTCTCTGAAATGGATAAATTCACCTATTTGAGGGCCTCGCTTTCAGGTGAAGCCCTTCAAGAAATTGGATCGATTGCCCTATCTGGAAGTAATTATGACGTCGCTTGGAATGTTCTCGAGGATCGCTACCAAAATCACAAGCTCATAGTTAAGGCACACCTGGACTCGTTATTTGCGATAGAGCGAATGAAAAGGGAAAATTTCGAATGCTTGAACCAATTGATATCTGAGTTTGAGAAACACCTCCAAATGCTCGCTAAAATTGGAGAGGACATCGGTGGTTGGAGCACCATTCTGGTGCATATGGTTTGTTCCAGATTAGATCCAATAACGTTGAAGCTTTGGGAAACCAATCATAACTCCAAAGAAGTTCCCTGTTATGATAATTTGATTACGTTTCTCAAGAATCACTGTTCCGTCCTACAATCCCTTTCATCATCGTTATCTTCTGCACAGCCAGAGAACAGGAAGCCACGATTCGGGGTGAATCACGCCACAACTTCAGGTCGATGTAGTTTTTGCGCCGAATCTTTCCACTCGGCCTTTATCTGCCGGAAGTTTCAGAAGATGACGGTTGCCCAAAGATATGAAGCGGTAAAAAAGATTGGTTTGTGCATGAATTGCTTAGCAGCTGGTCATCTAGCACGAAATTGTACCCGAGGATTCTGCCGCCAGTGTGGGAGGAGACATCACACGCTTCTGCATTCATCGAAGGAAACAAACAGTGTGAAACCGAAACCCTCCGATGCGTCGGTGACAGCGATCAACCGTAACCACCCCGATAATCGATCAACacctcaacaacaacaaccctTACCcaggcaacaacaacaacagacccAAATAGTTACAGACCCAAGACCTCCTACCACATCAACTGCATTACCTATTGTCAATGAAACTTCGCACAGTACTCACCCACTGCATGCCACAGATCCTAACCCACAACCACTTACCATTGCACTTCCCTTACACTCTTCACACCAAATTCTTCTATCAACTGCCCTGGTGAAAGTTTCCGATTCGACAGGCCGAAGCGTTCTAGCTAGAGCCCTGTTGGATTCCTGCTCCCAAAATTGCTTTGTCACGTCCAAACTTTGTCGTCAACTCCACTTGAAAGAATTCCCCGAGATTTTGAATCTGCATGGAATTGGAGGCACCTCAGGCTGTTCCAGAATGGCTGTCCGTGCAAAGGTTGCACCTCGTATTGATCGGATTTCTAGCTTTTTGGAAGAGATCCACTTTAATGTTCTACCAAGTTTGACAGTGCAGTTGCCTTCTCAAAGTTTCTCCATTGGTAATTGGACTATTCCAAGGCACATGACCCTAGCAGATCCTGAATTCCATGAAAGAGGGGAAATAGATATGCTGATTGGTGCAGAATATTATCTCGACTTATTACGAACCGGTCAACATAAAGTCAGCGAAGATGGGCCTACTATGCAGGAGACTGTATTTGGATGGATTTTGGCAGGACGCATTCCCGAATCGAAAGGTTCATCGACTGATTCAGGCCTTCAGTTATGTACGATGTCGGAACTTCATGAACAGGTCACCAAGTTCTGGGAATTAGAGACATGTCATGTGAAGAGCACCAACTCCGTGGAAGAATCCTTGTGCGAGGAGCTTTTTCAGCGAGAAACTACTCGAAATGAAACTGGCAGATTTGTAGTGTCGCTGCCCAAGAAGGATTTTGTTCTCAGAAAGCTCGGTGACTCCAGAGCCaatgccgaaaaacgcttttacGGATTGGAGAAGCGTTTCGTGAACAATCCATCGATCAAGGAGATGTACCTGAAGTTCATTCAAGAATACCAGGATATGGGTCATATGAAGCTGGTTCCAGATTCTGAAGAAGTGCTGCGTTACTACTTACCCCATCATCATGTCTTGAAGCCAGAAAGTACGACGACGAAATTAAGGGTCGTTTTTGACGCGTCCTGTCCGATAACAACAGGAGTTTCCCTCAATGATGGCCTCATGGTTGGGCCAATAGTTCAGGACGATCTGATCACCATTGTCACCCGATTTCGTCTACACAAAATTGCAATTGTGGCAGACATTGCAAAAATGTACCGCATGATCAATCTTGCGGAATCCGATCATCGATACCAGTGTATTTTGTGGCGAAATGATCCGTTGGAACCTCTCAAGACCTACAAGCTTACGACCGTTACTTACGGTACAGCGAGCGCACCGTTTCTGGCTACTAGGTGCTTACAGAAGCTATCAGAAGATGGAGAGCAGAGTCATCCTTTGGCCGCAAAAATTCTCAAGAAGGATTTTTACATGGATGACGCATTGATCGGTATTGATACCCCCGAAGAAGGAAAACAGGCAGTGAAGGAGCTTAATGACCTCTTATGTTCCGTTGGATTTGTCCTACGCAAATACAATTCGAATTGCGAGGAAATTTTAGCAGATATTCCAGCAGATCTTCTTAGCGATAGAACTGCGTTGGAGTTGGATTCTTTCTCTACCGTAACTACCCTTGGTCTTATTTGGGAACCCAGCACCGATTTGTTTCATTTCCGTATACCAACCTGGAGCTCTTCATCCCCTATTACAAAACGCATCGTGCTGTCTGACGCCTCGAAGTTGTTCGATCCTCTCGGCCTTGTCGGACCTGTGATAGTACAGGCCAAAATGTTTATCCAAAGTTTGTGGCAACTGAAATGTGGCTGGGACGATCCTCTGACAGACGAAATGCAGTTGTTTTGGACGGAATTCCGCAGGAACCTTACTTCTCTCGACTCCCTGTCGATTCCTAGATGGGTGGGATTTTCTCCAAGTAGCGACGTTGAACTGCATGGTTTTTGCGATGCTTCCGAGAAGGCGTATGGCGCATGCATTTATCTGCGATGCACTCACGAAGATGGATCAGTTTTTGTCAAGCTGTTGGTTTCGAAGTCACGCGTAGCTCCTCTCGAAGATTTGAAGAGAAAGAAACGGAAACAATCAATCCCAAGGCAAGAACTTTCGTCAGCACTCCTCCTAAGCCATCTCTacgaaaaattctgcaaaagtaCGGCCATGGacgtcaaaagctttttctggACTGACTCTACAATCGTCAAATGTTGGCTAGCATCAGTTCCGTCAAGATGGCAAGCATTCGTGGCGAATAGAGTCTCCGAAATCCAACATCTGACCAAGAAAGGAGTATGGAATCACATTCCGGGTACGGAAAATCCTGCAGATATAATATCTCGAGGAATGACACCTGTTCAACTGCAATACCAAATGTTGTGGTTTGAAGGCCCCATTTGGTTGAAGCAAAATCGAAGCACCTGGCCAGTTGAGGCAGAGTTTTCGCCCGATCAATTCGATAAAGATACGTTGGAGGAAAAATCGTCTGTGGTGTTGCCCATTGAAGCTAAGGCTCCGAACGAAATATTTTCTCGACTTTCCACCTTTGCGCAAACGGTCCGTTTGGTAGCATGGATGCGACGATATTGTCACAACGCTAAAAAGCAGAATACGAGAAAAATCGGTAacatttcctttgaagaattccTGGAGGCTTCAAAAGTTTTGGTCAAATTGTCTCAAGCTGAAAGTTTTGGCCAAGAACTCAAGGATCTGTCTCATTCCCAAGAAGTGAGAAGCACCTCCAGAATTGCCAGTTTGAATCCTCATTTAGTCGATGGAATAATACGTGTCGGCGGCCGGTTAGCTAACGCACCAGTTTCTGAAAATCGCAAGCATCCCATCATCCTCGATCACCATCATCCCCTTTCGATCATGATTGTCCAGCACTACCACGAGTTCCTGTATCACGCTGGGCAACAACTCCTGATTGCCAGTGTCCGCGGGAAGTATTGGGTTACAAGTCTTCGTGGGTTAGCCCGAAAAACCATCCATAGTTGCGTTCAGTGCTTCCGAGTCAAGCCTAAGGTGATGGAACAACTGATGGCAGATTTGCCACCCGATCGAGTGAACCCTGCACCTCCGTTTCAGAAAGTGGGCGTAGACTACTGTGGCCCTTTCTTGATCACCTATCCTCATCGTCGAAGTTCCCCCATGAAATGCTTTGTGTCGGTTTTTGTGTGCCTCGTTTGCAAAGCTGTCCATCTGGAGCTGGTCGCGGATCTTACCACTGGAGCGTTTCTTGGAGCCTTGAAAAGGTTCATTGGTCGACGTGGTAAACCAATCCTGATTATGAGCGACAACGGAAGGAATTTTGTCGGGGCCAGACGTGAAATAGCAGAACTTCAACGACTACTCCGAAGCCAACAATTTCAAACCGGAGTGATATTCGAAACCTGCAAGGAAGGGATCAACTTCAAATTCATTCCCGCTCGATCTCCCAACTTTGGTGGGCTCTGGGAGGCCGCAGTGAAATCTTTCAAGACTGCTTTTAAACGAACTGTTGCCTTGAAAGTGCTCCAGTACGACGAAATGACCACTACGCTAGCCCAAATAGAAGCAGTGTTAAACTCACGTCCCCTTACCCCGTTGAGCGATGATCCCGACGATTTTGAAGCGCTCACCCCTGGCCACTTCCTAATTCAACGTGCCTTAACTGCCCTCGATGAACCTGATCTAACTGAGACGCCAGAAAATCATCTTACCATGTGGCAAAGGGCCACAAAATATGCTCAGGTGATATGGAAGAAGTGGTCGAAATTGTACCTGTCCGACCTCCACAACAGAACGAGATGGACTCGAAAGCGAAACAACATCTCGGTGGGCAGCATGGTGCTGCTGATGGACGAGAGGTTACCGTCATTGAAGTGGCCCCTAGCGCGTGTCACTGAGGTTTTCCATGGGTCCGATGGCAACATCCGAGTGGTCAACGTACGGACGCAGGAAGGGACCTACGGTAGGTCAATATCCAAGATCTGCGTTTTACCGATTCTGGACAACTTCCAGAAAGCCGATGGGGAGAACTAA
- the LOC129741309 gene encoding uncharacterized protein LOC129741309, giving the protein MNSEYALPYRSLNVTHLLDDELEYELAIRGVKYASEAALETSQRIVEGINRLKEVGLYRQETDLDSEPNNIDEHSDGGFDGEPQAKASTPYPVREPDSEVQHSADMFEKLMVFVEDVVTKKFDELKQDSESDKVESLRKKQAVEKVKVRGEVRKVPREPRRHEFRMRPGKAETENELSDSSTDEGIETRKVLKRRPRSVAEWKLKYDGRDEGRNLNRFITEVEFMAEAEGIDKESLFNEAIHLFVGDARAWYIEGKKSRDFRNWTELVSDLKMEYQPPDMDFHYEQQASQRRQRRSEKFQDFYASIMEIFSRMADPPSEDRMFQIVFRNLRSDYKNSLLVKGVKSLRSLKIWGRKVDAANWSLYRGSTFNEPNLRAQVNEVFGHSASRGQRSNENTWNNHGAQRKLEWRNSNHTRSAKDPSANGFGKKYYEAEKNRTTGQNTNQERRRDVPEAGSSRGTLDRRVSEYRKPDPTVCFNCRGNYHHYSACLKEREVFCTVCGFHDFVKESCPEAEVAEFVLSVEGDNRPFTRINVMGISMLGLLDCGAQLTVIGTGSRKLLSDLKLKMQPTSIKLSAADGTNIGVQGSVDMPVTFDGQTRIVSTLVAPGLKRRLILGMNFWKIFNIEPTIKKIEEFSVEELEGEEKEGENLTPDQIKQIEEVKKQFKVFVEGKKLEATPLYTAKIEFLEEFKNEPPIRLNPYPWSPEVQKSVNEELDKWIESGVVERSNSDWALLIVPVMKKETLEDGTERMKVRMCLDARKLNARTRRDAYPLPHQDRILSRLGASKYLSTIDLSKAFWQVPLDPQSRKYTAFRVFGRGLFQFRRLPFGLVNSSAVLSKVMDETLGYGELEPNVFVYLDDIVIASNTFDDHIRSLKEVARRLEKANLTINLEKSKFCVPELPYLGFILSGNGVRPNPDKIEAIINFERPTSVRSLRRFLGMTNYYRRFISEFSETTAPLTNLLKGKPKTVQWNAQAEEAFNCLKEKLITAPILACPDFQKPFTIQTDASDTAVAGVLTQEAEGGEHVIAYFSRKLTMSQRSWKAVEKEGAAALEAIEKFRPYVEGTHFTLITDSSALSFIMNSKWKPSSKLSRWSMLLQQFDMSIKHRKGSENVVPDALSRAVEAINAHNDDWYSKLFIKVKNSPDDYLDFKIENGKLFKYVAAKMETMDYRYEWKLCIPSELKKEILEREHDQHGSGLPETHQGMQHLQAMQAVQHRIRTTNGEPTSHQQTFSNLGA; this is encoded by the exons ATGAACTCAGAATATGCCTTGCCATATCGTTCCCTGAACGTCACACATCTTCTAGACGATGAGCTGGAGTATGAACTGGCCATCCGCGGAGTAAAATATGCTAGTG AGGCAGCTCTAGAAACTTCTCAAAGAATAGTAGAAGGAATAAACCGTTTGAAGGAAGTAGGTTTGTATAGGCAAGaaacagatttagattcagagcCGAATAACATCGACGAGCATAGCGATGGGGGATTCGACGGAGAACCGCAAGCGAAAGCTAGCACTCCGTATCCTGTCAGAGAACCAGATTCTGAAGTTCAACATTCTGCGGATATGTTTGAAAAGCTAATGGTATTTGTCGAAGATGTTGTCACGAAGAAGTTTGATGAATTGAAACAGGATAGCGAAAGTGATAAGGTAGAATCTTTGAGAAAGAAGCAAGCAGTAGAAAAAGTTAAGGTTCGTGGAGAAGTAAGGAAAGTCCCACGGGAGCCGCGTAGGCATGAGTTTCGTATGCGTCCGGGAAAAGCGGAAACCGAAAACGAGTTATCGGATTCTAGCACAGATGAAGGGATCGAAACAAGAAAGGTTTTGAAGCGTCGACCCAGATCTGTAGCGGAATGGAAGCTCAAGTACGACGGCCGTGACGAAGGAAGGAATTTGAATAGATTCATAACGGAAGTGGAGTTCATGGCGGAAGCAGAAGGGATTGATAAAGAATCTCTTTTTAATGAGGCTATCCATTTGTTTGTAGGAGATGCCAGAGCTTGGTATATTGAGGGAAAGAAAAGTAGGGATTTCAGGAACTGGACCGAACTTGTATCTGACCTCAAAATGGAATATCAGCCACCGGATATGGATTTCCATTATGAGCAACAAGCGTCCCAGCGGAGGCAAAGAAGATCCGAGAAGTTTCAGGACTTCTACGCCTCAATAATGGAGATTTTCAGCAGGATGGCCGATCCACCTTCAGAAGATCGGATGTTTCAAATAGTGTTTCGTAATTTGAGATCTGACTACAAAAACTCGTTGTTGGTCAAAGGAGTCAAATCATTGCGAAGTTTGAAGATTTGGGGAAGAAAGGTAGATGCGGCGAATTGGTCTTTGTATCGGGGTAGCACATTTAACGAACCGAATCTTAGGGCTCAGGTGAACGAGGTTTTTGGGCATTCAGCGTCAAGGGGTCAGAGGTCAAATGAGAACACCTGGAACAATCATGGAGCTCAGAGGAAACTGGAATGGAGGAACTCGAATCACACCAGGTCGGCGAAGGATCCATCCGCCAACGGTTTCGGCAAGAAGTACTACGAGGCGGAGAAAAATCGTACGACTGGCCAGAACACCAACCAGGAGAGGCGAAGAGACGTACCAGAAGCAGGAAGTAGCAGAGGGACATTAGACAGGAGAGTATCGGAATACCGGAAGCCAGATCCCACCGTTTGCTTCAATTGCCGAGGCAATTATCATCACTATAGCGCGTGCCTGAAGGAGAGGGAAGTTTTTTGTACAGTCTGTGGTTTTCATGACTTCGTGAAGGAATCGTGCCCA GAGGCGGAAGTAGCTGAATTCGTTTTGAGCGTCGAGGGAGACAATCGACCGTTCACCAGGATCAACGTAATGGGGATCAGCATGCTAGGTTTGTTGGACTGCGGAGCGCAGCTAACAGTGATTGGAACCGGAAGTAGGAAGTTGTTGAGCGACCTCAAACTCAAAATGCAGCCCACTTCGATCAAACTGTCAGCAGCAGATGGAACCAACATCGGAGTGCAGGGATCCGTAGACATGCCGGTAACGTTCGACGGTCAGACACGAATAGTTTCAACTTTAGTAGCCCCTGGATTGAAACGTCGCCTAATCTTAGgaatgaatttttggaaaattttcaacatagaacCCACAATCAAGAAGATAGAGGAATTTTCGGTAGAGGAGCTAGAAggtgaagaaaaagaaggagaAAATTTAACACCAGATCAAATAAagcaaattgaagaagttaAGAAACAGTTCAAGGTTTTTGTAGAAGGAAAAAAGCTAGAAGCAACCCCTTTATACACAGCGAAAATTGAGTTTTTGGAGGAGTTTAAGAACGAGCCACCTATTCGATTAAACCCGTACCCATGGTCACCAGAAGTCCAGAAAAGTGTCAACGAGGAGCTAGATAAATGGATCGAGTCAGGAGTAGTCGAGCGTTCCAACAGCGATTGGGCCTTACTGATAGTACCAGTCATGAAGAAGGAAACCCTAGAAGATGGTACCGAGCGAATGAAGGTCCGAATGTGTCTCGATGCTAGGAAATTGAACGCAAGAACCCGTCGTGATGCATATCCTCTTCCGCATCAGGACCGTATCTTGAGCAGGCTGGGGGCGTCAAAGTATTTGTCCACAATCGACTTATCTAAAGCTTTTTGGCAAGTACCTTTGGACCCTCAATCCAGGAAGTATACGGCGTTCCGGGTGTTTGGAAGAGGATTATTCCAGTTTCGTCGGCTTCCATTTGGTCTTGTCAACTCCAGTGCTGTTTTATCGAAGGTCATGGACGAAACCTTAGGCTATGGAGAACTGGAACCAAACGTGTTCGTCTACCTTGACGATATCGTCATTGCTAGCAACACGTTTGACGACCACATTCGTAGCCTCAAGGAAGTAGCAAGAAGATTGGAGAAGGCAAACCTCACAATAAACCTGGAGAagtcaaaattctgtgttccaGAGCTACCCTATTTAGGATTCATCTTGTCTGGTAACGGCGTGCGACCTAATCCTGATAAAATTGAGGCTATAATAAATTTCGAACGTCCCACATCAGTTAGATCGCTGAGAAGGTTTCTGGGGATGACAAACTATTATCGGAGGTTTATAAGCGAGTTTAGTGAAACTACTGCGCCCTTGACTAATCTATTAAAAGGAAAACCAAAAACCGTCCAGTGGAACGCGCAGGCAGAGGAAGCTTTTAATTGcctgaaagaaaaattaataaccgCCCCGATTTTAGCTTGTCCAGATTTCCAGAAGCCTTTCACGATCCAAACTGATGCGAGTGACACAGCTGTGGCAGGAGTTTTAACTCAAGAAGCTGAAGGAGGGGAGCACGTGATCGCTTACTTCTCGCGTAAACTCACCATGTCACAAAGGTCATGGAAAGCGGTGGAGAAGGAAGGAGCAGCAGCGTTAGAGGCGATTGAAAAATTTAGGCCGTACGTGGAAGGGACTCACTTTACCCTTATCACCGACTCGTCAGCATTATCATTTATTATGAATAGTAAATGGAAACCATCGTCAAAATTGAGTCGTTGGAGCATGCTTCTACAGCAATTCGATATGAGCATAAAACACCGCAAGGGCTCGGAAAACGTGGTTCCCGATGCACTATCGAGAGCTGTAGAGGCCATCAATGCTCATAATGACGACTGGTATTCCAAACTAttcataaaagtgaaaaactcTCCAGATGAttatttagatttcaaaatagaaaatggaaaattgtttAAGTATGTTGCAGCTAAAATGGAAACGATGGATTATCGCTACGAGTGGAAGCTGTGTATTCCCTCCGAGCTTAAGAAGGAAATTCTTGAGAGAGAACACGACCAG CATGGCAGCGGATTGCCGGAAACACATCAAGGTATGCAGCACCTGCAAGCAATGCAAGCCGTCCAACATCGGATCCGCACCACCAATGGGGAACCAACGTCTCACCAGCAAACCTTTTCAAATCTTGGCGCTTGA